In the genome of Rhinopithecus roxellana isolate Shanxi Qingling chromosome 14, ASM756505v1, whole genome shotgun sequence, the window TTGATACAGAAACTTCTGTTGGCATGTGAGAACATGTGAGAGGGCCATACTTAGGTCTTCTCTAATCTTGGAAccatggtgtattagtctgttctcatgctgctataaggacatacttgagactgggtaatttataaaggaaagaggtttaatggactcacagttccacatggctggggaggcctcacaatcatggtggaatgtgaaggaggagcaaaggtatgtcttacatgggggcagcaggcaagagagtgtgtgcaagggcactgccctttataaaaccatcaggtctcccgagacttattcactatcatgagaacagctcaGGAAAGCTTGTctcccaccccatgattcaatcacatcccaccaggttactcccatgacatatggggattatggaaactacaattcaagatgagttttgagaggggacacaaccaaaccaatgtattccACCgctggcccttcccaaatctcatgttgtcacatttcaaaaccaatcatgccttcccaacagtcccgcaaagtcttaactcatttcagcattaactcaaaagtccacagtccaaagtctcatctgagacaaggcaagccccttccacctatgagcctttaaaatcaaaagcaagtcagttacttcctagatacaatgggggtacaggcattgggtaaatataacaattccaaatggaaaaaaaaatggccaaaacaaaggggccacaggccccaagcaagtctgaaatccaatagagcagtaattaaatcttaaagctccaaaataatctcccttgactccatgtctcacatccaggtcatgctgatgcaagaggtgggctcctacAACCTTGGACTGTTCTGTCCCTGTGCCTTTGCAAGGTacagccccactcctggctgctttcatgggctggcattgagtgtctgcagtttttccaggtgcatggtgcaagctgttagtggatctaccattctctggtctggaggatggtgaccctcttctcacagctctactaggcagggcccagtggggactctgtgtggggttccaaccccacatttcccttctgaacTGCCCTAACAGTTCTTCatgaggttcttcatgagggctctgcccttgcagcacacttctgcctggacatccagacatttacatgcatcctctgaaatctaggtggaggttcccaaacctcagttcttgacttctgtgcaccttcAGGCTCAATACCATGTGGCAGCTGCCAAGGCTTTgggctttcaccctctgaagtcatggcctgagctgtaccttggccccttttagccatggctgaagCAGGTAGGACACAGAGCACCAAGTTCCTATGCTGCACAGAACAGGGGGGCCCTGAATCCAGCCCATGATACCaatttttcctcctagacctccaggcctgtgatgggaggggatgCTGTGAAGGTCTCTCACGTGCCCGGGAGACATTTTCCCATTCTCTTGGTGATTAACAATTGGCTCCtgattacttatgcaaatttctgcagcaggcttgaatttctccccggaaaattagtttttcttttctattgcattgtcaggctgcaaattttccaaatctttatgctttgtcacctcttgaatgctttactccctagaaatttcttcctccagataccctaaatcatctctctcaagttcaaagttccacggatctctagggcaggggcaaaatgcctcctgtctctttgctaaagcataacaaaagTCACCTTTGCTTAAATTCTCagcaagttccttatctccatctgagaccacctcagcctggactttattgtccatatcactatcagtatcttggtcaaagccattcaacaagtctctaggaagttccaaacttttccacatttttctttcttctactgggccctccaaactgttcccaacctctgccttttacccagttccaaagttgtgtccacattttcaggtatccttaTAGAAGGACCCTACTCTACTAGTACCAATatactgtatgagtccattttcacaatgctatgaagacatacaagagactgggtaattcataaaggaaagagatttaattgactcacagttcagcagggctggggaggcctcaggaaactataatcatggtggaaggggaaacaaacaagtccttcttcatatggtggcagcaaggagaagtgcagagcgaaGGGGGTTGGGGGTAGCACCTTctaaatccatcagatcttgtgagacttattcactatcatgagaacagcatgggaaaagcccatacccatgattcaattacctcccacagggtccctcccatgacatgtggggattatagaattcaagatgagatttgggtagagacacagtcaaaccatatcacagggacATCAGCAAAAGATATCACTGGGATCcataaagatggaagaaaatctCACAAAATAAGCCTGATCTGAAATTTCTGGCATGATTGTGTGCCACATGAAAGCTAAGGCAGGTGGTCAATTGAAGGATGTACTGTTATACAATGTTTCTAAAGTGTTACTGGTGGGTTATTCAAACTGTTAATTCTTAAAAACTTATTTGAAAGTGCAATGGTAGATCCTAAGACTTGGTGAGAGAACAGATtgttaaagaaaaggaaagacggGAGGTTTCGTTTTGTTTCTTTTACCACACAGCTGTTGCAGTCTAGAGCAAAGATAACAGAGTTCAATGTGTCAGTGAAAGAAGCAGTTATCTTAATCAGAGGCATGCAAACAATCTTCCTGCTGATAGCCACAGTCCTCCCTTGCTGTTTCAGATCTATCAGTGGATGAGAGAGATCAGTGAGAAGTACAAGGAAGTGGTGACACAGCATTTCCTAGGAGTGACCTATGAGACCCACCCCATGTATTATTTGAAGGTGAGTGAGAAGGCTGAGAATTACCTTACCAGAAGAATTATCCAATCTGAGGATATGTGTTTACTATTCAGGGACTCTAATCAGAAGTGTGGAAAAGAGGCTATGCAGAATCGCTTTGCTTTTTCCACCCCAAACTGGGCTCTTGAAGTTCAAAACTCGTAGATGTTCTTGCCTTAATCATCTGGGTGAAATCAAGTTCAGGAGTGAAGAGAATTTGGGAGAATTGAGTGGGACCATGGGGGTGGGGCTGAAAAACAGCAGGGCCCAGAAGTGGACAATGTCCATTCGTGCTTCAACCAGACCCAGTTCACTTCTCATCTGTATTTTaagttgttattttgtttatatttttaaattttaaaatgttcttttaaaaaaagaaacatgtttgAAAACCACAGATAACCTTCATTTTTAGCTTCTTCCTTTTGTGGTTAAGGGAACAAAGATCCAGAGAAGTGAGGTGACTTGTGAAAGGCCACATAGCCAGATGTCAGTATAGCCAGGGGTATAACCAGGTCTCCAGCATCTCCTACCCCTTTTGCATGCAACATGACCAAAAGTATTTGGGACCAAAAAGCCATTTTTCCACAGGGCCAGGACCCTTGGGCTCCTGGTTCTAGACCAGTGATTTTTCAATTCTAGctgcaaattaaaatcacctggGAGCTGCCAATAATCCTTATGCCTAGACCCCACCTAAGTTGGTTAGAGATTTTGACCCAGTTGTTTCAGGAGGGACCGGGCGTACTTCGAACACTCTCTAGGTGATCCTAATGTGTAGCCAGAGTTGACAATCTCTGCAACaaaccagtggttttcaaagggCAGCACTTAAATCatcatcatcagcagcagcagcagcagcagcaccaccaccaccaccaccaccaccaccaccaccaccaccaccaccacctgagGGCTTGTTACAAATGCACACTCTCAGGTCCCTGCAAAGGtttactaaatcagaaactcagaCGTTGGAGCCCAacaatctgttttaacaagccttcctccaggtgattctgatacacactCAAGTTTCAGAACCACAGTGCATTTTTACACTTGATcatagccaaaaggctgagaagcgatACCAcagtgcatttctaacaagttcctaggTGATGCTGATACCACTGGTCCAGGACCACTGTTTAAGAACCACTACTAAAGTAGTATGACATTAAGAACCAGCGTTACTTAGTTCACTGCTCTCTTACTACTTAGTGTAGGTGTGTTAATTTACAAAGCACAGCCCTAAATTTGAGAGTTAACTACAactcttaaaaaattattggcTCTGAAATAGAATTTACCCAGGGATTATGTGAGCAACTGGTTGATATATTAAGCATGGAGCACCTGCCTACCTGATTTTCCATAGGCCATCCAAGTCTATGCTAAAGCAGCCAAAAAGACATCTAAATATCCTCTGCCTGGGGCATATTATAAAGAATAGAACATGCACATAATAAAGAGTTGATAAAGATAAACATGTAGTTAGCATACATATACTCATAAAAAGGCTAATTATAAGAGAACAATTATAAGAGAATTATAagagggtgcagtggctcatgcctgtaatcccagcacttcgggaggccgaggcgggtggatcacgaggtcaggatatcaagaccatcctagctaacatggtaaaacctcatctctactaaaaatacaaaaattagctgggcgtggtagcacattcctgtagtcccagctacttgggagggagaattgcttgaacccgggaggtggaggtcacagtgagctgagatcacgccacagcacaatagcctgggtgacagagcgagactctgtctcaaaaaaaaaaaaaaaaaaaattaaggtaggAGGCGGATTAGGAATTGTCCTGACAATTTGGAAAATAGATGAGGCTAAAAGGAGAAAATTCCTTGAATATGATAGATCcaatcatgtatttatttaattttataagtttCTCATAGAGAGGAAGGGAGCCTTCATCACCCCAGCTCCCAATGGTTTTCAACAAATAGCCGTGGTCTAGGCTATTTACAAATCCAAAACAGACGTGACTGTTCTAAGCATGGGAGTGTTAACAGCCTCTTCACCAAAGAGAATCCACAGTTAGCAGATTAAttaccacccacccacccctctGAAAGAGGGGAATCTTCCTTAGAGTGAGGCTGTACTGGTGTACAAGAATAGCAAatggggagaaggaaagaagattgGGCTGGCAGGGAGTCAGGGAGTCTCTCAGGGGAAGGGGAATTTGTGTAATTGAATCCATTTGAAATTTCAAGAATTTTGAGTGGAGATTGGGATTCGTTTTAAAGAACTATGATTCTTGAATATTACCTCTTGTGCACTTCACCACTCTAAGTGAACTCTAAGTGCAAAGGTTTTATAAAGTTTATCCATATTTAGCCTCTTAGCTTGTGGATTAGGGGTTATGCCTTTATCTATAGTTAGGGAATAATTTAAGGTATAGGCAAGATCATTTTTGGGGTGGGTACCACAGGGAGTCAGTGCATGGTCCTGAGAACAACCATCAGGGTAACTGGCAGGAGAACAAGAgtggcagaggaaagaatcataTTGATGGGTGTCTCATTAGCATCCTTGCCTCCTTCTTGAAACAacagagtggattaaaaaaaggGACCTCTAGGGGAATTAAAAATCTCATAACTTTGCACGGTGCCTTACAACAATCAGCAATTGTTTGGTAATGGGGCATGGATGTCTTCTCCAGATCAGCCAACCATCTGGTAATCCCAAAAAGATCATTTGGATGGACTGTGGAATTCACGCCAGAGAATGGATTGCTCCTGCTTTTTGCCAATGGTTTGTCAAAGAAGTAAGTGTCTTTAGCTTCCTCATACTGGTAAATCACCCCCATAAAATACCTGTCACTTCTTGTCTACTTACAAACCATGCTTCTTTCACATGTTAGTGATGCAACTCTTCACTGTGCTAATCCTTCACctcaagtgaaataaaattaatgagtAACTTCACTGAAAACTAAATATTCTGATCTCTTTCCAGTGCATCCAAAATACTTTTTATTGGAGAGTAAACATATCTAAATGTAGAAGAACAAATGTCTATGGAGTCAGAGATGAGTTTGAATCCTGTCTGTGCCTCTTTCTAATGGTATTTGGCAAATtttctaggttttgtttttgtttttggttttgtatttttgagacggagttttgctcttgttgcccaggatggagtttAATGGGctatctcagctcagtgcaacctctgcctcctgggttcaagcaattctcctgccttagcctcttgagtagctggtattacaggcatgcaccaccatgcccagctaattttgtatttttagtagagatggggtttctccatgttggtcaggctggtctggaacccctgatctcaagtgatccacccgccctggcctcccaaagtgctggaattacaggtgtgagccaccatgcccggccaattttctagtttttgatcTGAAAAAGAGTATGAAATAACTACTTCATGGGTCTATAGTGTGGATTAAGATATGTAGCATACAGAAAATATCCAGCAtagtgaatttttgtatattactTATAATCCTCCCTTGAGGGAATAAGAAACCTTTAAAAGTAACACAGAATACTTTCTTGGTCAGTTTTTTCAGAAACCCAAACACAGAGAAATCCGTAAAGAGTAGTTCTCAGAGTGTTGTCCCCAGATCAACAGTATCAATACCAACTGTGAACTTAATATAAATACAAAGTCTTGGGCTCCATTTCAAACCTAGTGAATTAGAAACATGCGGAGACAGGgatggtgggaggtgaatggGGTAAGGGAGAGCAGAGGCCAGCAATCTGTGTCTTAACAGGTCCGTCAGTGATTCTGATGTGTGATAAAATTTGGGAACAACTACCGTAATAAGACAACGGAGGAGGGCTTGGGGGCTGGAGGGTGGAGGTTTGATGTGCAGTCACCTCTTATAATTAAGTTGAAATTGGTAGGAAATTAAGAGAGAAAAGATCTCTTCTCAAAATAATTCTgaacatttctttcttaaatttccagattctacaaaactATAAAGACAACTCAAGGATACGCAAGCTCCTTAGGAACCTGGACTTCTATGTCCTTCCAGTTCTTAACATAGATGGTTATATCTACACTTGGACAACTGTGAGTACACCATGTTTGGTCTTGGGATGCATTCATGAACTAAAGCTCAATTCAGGTTAATTTTTCAATGTTAGCCATTCcagctctaaaaatattttatacctatgtaaagAAAGGAACCCCATTTGGGATAAAAATCAGCTTAACATCTTTAATCAAACCATCTACATTAAGTTTAGGCCTGAGGAAGCCTAAGGCCTTTTTAGAGTTGAAGTCCATTacaggttttttctttgtttcttcctccCCTCTTCTATCTTCTTAATGTTTGTGGATCGCCTGCCACCCAATTAGGATTATATTGATAAAAATTCATGTACCAACTTGCATCCATGTCAAATCAGTTCTAGAAGCATAAAGGGAATGAATAATGTATAAACACAAAACCAGCCTACATTTTTCAATGCAATCATTCACACAGGGGGCAAACATCACATAAAGTATTTTTATGCAGCAGACAACTGTCTCTTTAAAATGTTCCTGAAGTCTATCACTCCTCAAATAAGAGCCCCTATTTCTAGAGAGTATTCATTGCCTCCTCTTTTCCATTGCTCCCCTAAGGACTTCAGGGGCCCCTTTCTCTGGAACAGCCTTTCTGGCCTGGTGTGTGAATCGAGTCCTCCCTCTGAGCTTGTCTGATGACACTTGTCTTTATTCCCATCTCCATTCATCAGTCTTCAGCTTCCAGAAATGTGCAGAGACCATCTCTGACACGCCTGGAACGGCCTTTTTCCATCTGTCAAGCTATTTCCCTTTCATCCTGTATCACTTGGACGTAAAAAATGACTCCAAAGCAAACATTCCCTGAGTAAGCAGATCACGTCCACAGGCACTGCTAATGTGCTCATGAGGAAAAGGCCAAACTACTTCCTCCAATTTAAttgtttacatgtatatatacttttggTTGTACAGATGTTCCTATTATTGGGGGCTGCTAGCCCATCTGCAAGactaaaaattacacacacaagCTGCCTAATGTTAAAGGGAAGTTCTTCCAGATAATCCTAGGAAACATTTTTTATGTTCAAGGACCACCTATCATCACCAACACTGTGATTTATGAAACCTTAGAACAGCAACATCCCTATGTTCCTCTGCTACAGGATCGTCTTTGGAGGAAATCCCGTTCACCCCATAATAATGGCACATGTTTTGGGACGGATCTCAATCGAAATTTCAATGCATCTTGGTGCAGTAAGTACCTGCTTAGTAGATGAATTATGAACAAATATAAAGCTGAGAAGTAAGAAAAGAGATGAATTactaaatgtataatttttgaaaataaacatctAATATGGTACAGCTTTCTGGGCTTCCTAATGAGTTTTATTCCCTCTAACAGGATAATATTATCTAGATAGTAAGAGCTATCAGCATTCCAGTACAGGACTGTCTTCAAGTGAGGCTGCCTAAACAAGAACAAAGTAGACCTAGACCAGTGTGGATATATTTCACAtccatccctttgtttttaaatgtatgaattatcataaagaaaagaaaaatcagagacTTATCCTTGCAGATTATTTCACAGCAGGGGGTGGGCAGTAAACAAACCAAACATTTTTCTCTCCTTATGGCATTTTCATGTTTCCAAATCTCAATATGCCCAGTGAATTGGAAGCAAATAAAGAAGGAGGAATGGCTGAGAACGTTGCCATTAACCAGATGGGAAGGGTTAAAATTGAGACTTGGCAGCTGTGTGGTCTTGAAAAAATTGCTTCATCTCTGTGGTTTAGTTTTCTTTAATGTAAAATGTAGGTCACAGTAACCCTACCTTATCAGTAAtttgttgtggggattaaatggaATGCTACTTAGGAAGTGTTGGGTACAGTACCCGGCAGATAAGAGGTGCTCAACTGatcattcttattattattaatgaggATTACAGACCACTTATGTCCTTGCTAAATAGCTCTAATGAGACTCAAGCTAGTAAGACGTGAAGGAGAACCTTAAATCAAAAAGACGACGTCAGAACCTTACCCAGGAACCCAAGAACTGCTTTCCAGGCATTTGTTTCAGGGCCCACCACAGGTTTAAGTAAAAGTATACTAAAATGCCATTTCATTTTGTAGCCCCTTTCCCGGGCCATGGAAGCATGGAGTTTGTTTCTAAATCCTAACATTATCCCTTTCTGCCATTCTGAGTTCCTTCTAGAATGGTTATCCTTCAGTGACTATACAAGTTGACTAATCTAGCCAGGACTAACTCAACCAAGGGCAGGCGCTGATTCTACTCACAGATGCCCTGAGTATGGATGACTCCTTGCCATTGGTTATTTCCAAACTGAGATCATGCAGccttctttgtgatttcttccaTATTCTAGGTATTGGCGCATCTAGAAACTGCCAAGATCAAACATTCTGTGGGACAGGGCCAGTGTCTGAACCAGAGACTAAAGCCATTGCCAGCTTTGTAGAGAGCAAGAAGGACGATATTTTGTGCTTCCTGACCATGCACTCTTATGGGCAGTTAATTCTCACACCTTATGGCTACACCAAAAATAAATCAAGTAACCACCCAGAAATGGTGAGTCCACAGCACTAAGGCCTCCAGAAAAACCTCAGCAAGACCTCTGCCTTcctttttctgatttccatttccAAGATTTTGGCTCCAGTTGCCCTTTTGTTCTCTCTGCTTATCCCTATattctttttcctgcttttgcACCTTGCCAGACGCCTGCTGGGAAAGCTTTGGGTTAAATGCTGCTTTACCTACATTAATTAACTACCTGTTTCATAAAGTGTCAAGTTGGGAGACATCTTAGGTATTCATCTATAATATAAATGAGATGATTATATTAATAATCTGCAGGAATACACTTTCATTTCTGTAAATTCTCTTGAAGCTCCGTTCAGCAATTACAGCTTTTGAACCATGCTTTCAAGAACTTGCCAGCTGTTAGTGGAATATGGCATATCTAAAATAACATGGCTAAATAATATCTGCTCTCTTCTCTGCTAAACACAATGCTCTATTTTCTTCTAAACCCTTCTTTCAGTATTTGCTTAGGACTATTTGTAAGGGGAAGTGCCAGCAAAATGCAAGCTGGAGCAGGGAAACTGTTTTTGTCTTATCCGGGTCCTTCTCTGAAGCTGTGTTTACCCAAGCACTGTTGGGCAGAATTACGGAGAAGGACTGGGCAATTTGCCCTTTTGTGAACCAGAGGACAACAGACACAACTCAAAGAGAGGGTAAATTTAGAATTGCAAATTGCAATaagtgttttccttttattttttgttttttttcatttttaattgtaataaaataaacataaaatttactatctttttttaaagatatacagttttttttatacagttcagtagtgttaagtatattcacattgttatgcagcCAATCACCATTGAAACTATGCCCATTAAACaactttccatttcttcctataggagtccctggcaaccatcacTCTACTGTCTGTTtctatgaatctgactactctagatacctcatataataGAATCATGCAGTATCTGTCTTTTTATGACTGGCTTTCACTAAGCATATTATCCCAAGTTTCCCCATGTTGTAGGGTGTATCgtaattttcttcctttgtaaagcCAAATAACATTCCACTGTGTGTATACACTACATTTTGTTCATCCCATCCACTTATCTGCCAATGGacacacttgggttgcttccaccttttggctattgtgaacaatgctgctatgaatatgcaTGTGTGAATCTCTCTTAAGACTCTGCTTTCAATTTTTGTGGATTCATATCCAAAAtgtaattgctggatcacatggcaacgctatttttaattttggggggaaccaccatactgttttttatAGAGGCTGCTCCATTtgatattcccaccaacagtacataagggtttctccacattcttgccaacacttgttattttctgtttatctttttattttttaaaaaaccatgctCCTCTTTGTATGCAAATGCTGAGAAGGAGTGGGGCTAAGCTTGCTCTGTTCTTAATATCACAGAGGCCTGATGACCTCTTGGTTAGGTTACACCTCTTGCACATCTCCCTCTGGAGCACAACCCAGAAGACACAAGGCCTGAACACTAAAAGAAAAACTACTACAGACCTATGTTGGAGGGAGCCCTTCTCCCAACAGTCAAAAACATCCAACAATACTCAAGTACCTTTCTTGcaattattcttccttttcttggtCCAGGAACACTTGTACCGCATGATCATTTGGTAACACGTGGAAATAACTAACATCTGCCTAGATCTTTACAATTTACAAAGAGATTTATAGCTATTATCTCCTTTGACCCTCATGATAATATATTACATTCACTTTGGAGTATAGAAATTGAAACTCTGAGTTAATTTTATCTTCATAACTCTATAAATAGAAAGTGGTGGGGCCCAGGCTGGAACTCATATCTTTAGACTCCAGAGGACACATTCATCATCGCACTACCTCACACTGCCTCT includes:
- the CPO gene encoding carboxypeptidase O; the encoded protein is MKPLLETLYLLGMLVPGGLGYDRSLAQHRQAIVDKPVSPRSLETYSYNIYHPMGEIYQWMREISEKYKEVVTQHFLGVTYETHPMYYLKISQPSGNPKKIIWMDCGIHAREWIAPAFCQWFVKEILQNYKDNSRIRKLLRNLDFYVLPVLNIDGYIYTWTTDRLWRKSRSPHNNGTCFGTDLNRNFNASWCSIGASRNCQDQTFCGTGPVSEPETKAIASFVESKKDDILCFLTMHSYGQLILTPYGYTKNKSSNHPEMIQVGQKAANALKAKYGTNYRVGSSADILYASSGSSKDWARDIGIPFSYTFELRDSGTYGFVLPEAQIQPTCEETMEAVLSVLDDVYAKHWDLDSAGRVTSATVLLGLLVSCMSLL